A window of the Saccharomyces eubayanus strain FM1318 chromosome II, whole genome shotgun sequence genome harbors these coding sequences:
- the FPR2 gene encoding peptidylprolyl isomerase family protein FPR2: MLSNIYLFFTFFAAVLAGSLTDLEIGVTKRIPVEECQIKAMPGDKVEVHYTGSLLESGTVFDSSYPRGSPIAFELGVGRVIKGWDQGVAGMCIGEKRKLQIPSSLAYGERGVPGAIPPSADLVFDVELVSVKPAA; encoded by the coding sequence ATGTTATCCAATATAtaccttttcttcactttttttgCCGCAGTTTTAGCTGGCTCTTTAACGGATTTGGAAATCGGTGTCACTAAAAGAATACCCGTGGAAGAATGTCAAATCAAGGCAATGCCAGGTGATAAGGTTGAAGTTCATTACACTGGTTCCTTATTGGAATCAGGTACAGTATTTGACTCAAGTTACCCAAGGGGTTCCCCCATTGCTTTTGAACTAGGTGTTGGCAGAGTTATTAAAGGCTGGGATCAAGGTGTTGCTGGTATGTGCATTGgcgaaaaaagaaaactgcAAATTCCAAGCTCTTTGGCTTATGGTGAAAGGGGTGTTCCTGGTGCCATCCCTCCAAGCGCTGATTTGGTGTTCGACGTTGAATTGGTGAGTGTGAAACCAGCCGCTtaa
- the QCR7 gene encoding ubiquinol--cytochrome-c reductase subunit 7, whose protein sequence is MPQSFTSIVKIGDYILKSPLLSKLCVPVASQFVNFSGYKKLGLRYDDLIAEENPIMQTALRRLPEDESYARSYRIIRAHQTELTHHLLPRNEWIKAQEDVPYLLPYILEAEAAAKEKDELDNIEISK, encoded by the coding sequence ATGCCACAATCATTTACATCCATTGTGAAAATTGGTGATTACATTTTAAAGTCACCTCTCCTATCTAAACTATGTGTCCCTGTAGCCAGCCAATTTGTGAACTTTTCAGGCTACAAGAAACTAGGGCTCAGATATGATGACTTAATCGCAGAGGAAAATCCTATTATGCAAACTGCCCTAAGAAGGTTGCCTGAAGACGAATCATATGCCAGGTCGTACAGAATAATCAGAGCTCATCAAACCGAGTTGACCCATCATTTGCTACCAAGAAACGAGTGGATCAAGGCTCAAGAAGACGTTCCTTACTTATTGCCTTATATACTAGAGGCAGAGGCTGCGGCGAAGGAAAAGGACGAATTGGATAACATAGAGATCTCTAAATAA
- the HLR1 gene encoding Hlr1p, whose product MENLLPPPPPQSKEFSTPPRNRHRHKRSFAISGDFEFLKQPTSAPALPSAYDSPTFEDLSTIANSAKLTVPNDSALICSPSPRFFISGESTYTSPIKGVPDAIIDLDDVFTDNPKMFKSHRKTKSVPVKLDDFYSFHKGSSVPELTINEEIDEDETNSQLLGPIKPSSSSLSTCMDKDKKRPLENAKSYNSLKIQAQKQRYYNSTRYLPLSSDERPTDSQTLTKQSSITSLFSSRSITPVSCNINTAGRINAINGNYLDDVLYDLDTPASTLIQDVDNLQITSTERIRSTPQSSSMKNCFPKDGKYINGFNFQSQNYDIASLTEDFDPITSLSSSILDSEKQSVDEEESIPEEILLGEPLHVYNEISKSGEGVIFPTKQESVSTDRNSELSPSQYEKISFKRRGRFKIFAKLFSTKK is encoded by the coding sequence ATGGAAAACCTACTACCCCCACCTCCTCCCCAATCGAAAGAGTTTTCCACTCCCCCAAGAAATAGACATCGTCACAAGAGATCCTTTGCTATATCTGgagattttgaatttctgAAACAGCCGACTTCTGCTCCTGCTTTACCTTCTGCATACGACTCACCcacttttgaagatttgtcGACAATAGCAAATAGCGCAAAGCTGACGGTACCTAACGATTCGGCATTGATATGTTCTCCGAGCCCAAGGTTTTTTATTAGTGGAGAATCTACATATACATCACCAATTAAAGGAGTGCCGGACGCTATCATTGATTTAGATGATGTATTTACCGATAATCCAAAAATGTTTAAATCGCACCGAAAGACGAAATCTGTTCCAGTAAAATTAGACGATTTCTATTCTTTCCATAAAGGTAGTTCCGTACCAGAATTAACTATAAATGAGGAAatagatgaagatgaaactaATTCTCAACTATTGGGACCCATAAAACCATCTTCAAGCTCTTTGTCTACATGCATGGACAAGGATAAGAAGAGGCCACTGGAAAATGCTAAAAGTTAcaattcattaaaaattCAAGCACAAAAGCAGAGATACTATAATTCTACAAGATATTTGCCCTTAAGCAGCGATGAAAGACCCACAGATTCGCAAACTTTAACGAAGCAGAGTTCCATTACTTCCTTATTTTCTTCCAGATCCATTACTCCTGTATCCTGTAATATCAATACTGCAGGCAGAATTAATGCAATCAACGGCAATTACCTCGATGATGTTCTTTATGATCTGGATACCCCTGCATCAACGTTAATCCAGGATGTTGATAATCTACAAATAACTTCTACTGAAAGGATTAGATCGACCCCGCAATCGTCTTCgatgaaaaattgttttCCTAAAGATGGAAAATACATCAATGGTTTCAACTTTCAATCTCAGAATTACGATATAGCATCTCTCACTGAGGATTTCGACCCAATAACATCATTGTCTTCCTCTATTCTTGATTCTGAAAAACAAAGCgtcgatgaagaagaaagcatCCCAGAAGAAATCCTACTCGGAGAACCCCTGCATGTATACaatgaaatttctaaatcCGGCGAAGGTGTCATTTTTCCAACAAAACAAGAATCTGTGTCCACTGACAGGAACAGTGAGCTCAGTCCAAGCCagtatgaaaaaatatcctTTAAAAGACGCGGAagatttaaaatttttgcCAAATTGTTTTCCACTAAgaaataa
- the AGE1 gene encoding GTPase-activating protein AGE1 — protein MDHYSTNTNRNVVSLSIEGMAAATLATPHHFLWYNNTQKLTNILLKSLRCKLLKKRYETDWGSDVCRIIVKSIASLITAKEILVLLQLPLSLPPKFPRHPAQLSFTHLSSGLGGNQQKTTHSHHFYHRTRRVHSDGNSKSRMPSKTESSKQHTQHIPFTNTGPSNKDELLTIVRNLDKSNLKCCDCNSTATVEWVSINLLCILCIKCSGVHRSLGSHISKVRSLTLDNFTSIELIHLLQNNVSNSNINAIYESNLHNLSTKKITSNSTDLERSRYIINKYQFKKFVIDSNQDKETSLKSLIKAIHLDSIFMMQRAIAQSKHSLRELTTSEKEQNDLNHPSIFQYSLKHYEIINGIPIFFITEFLLCNGIYIDELPKITTNWSPKVLEYWETKLEMYGNFQAATARPQSGPHLNTPSSTPCTAAHNKKQNLKVNIPERSASASKRWSLSSIPKSSQNLISPTNLLSMHKSLKLAKKDKK, from the coding sequence ATGGATCATTACAGCACTAATACCAATCGAAATGTCGTGTCCTTGTCCATCGAAGGTATGGCAGCAGCAACACTAGCAACACCGCATCACTTTTTATGGTACAACAACACGCAAAAGCTAACTAATATTCTTCTTAAATCTCTTCGATGTAAACTACTAAAGAAACGCTACGAGACGGATTGGGGTTCCGACGTGTGTCGTATTATCGTAAAAAGCATCGCTTCATTAATAACCGCGAAAGAAATATTGGTATTGCTACAGTTACCTCTTTCCTTACCTCCAAAATTCCCACGTCATCCAGCCCAACTGTCATTCACACACCTCTCATCTGGCCTTGGTGGGAACCAACAGAAAACCACGCATTCtcatcatttttatcatcGTACTCGTCGCGTTCACAGTGATGGTAACAGTAAAAGTCGCATGCCATCAAAGACTGAATCGTCCAAACAACATACTCAGCACATTCCTTTCACCAATACGGGACCTTCCAACAAGGATGAGCTATTGACAATCGTTCGCAATCTTGATAAGTCAAATCTGAAATGCTGTGATTGTAATAGCACTGCAACCGTGGAGTGGGTTTCAATCAATTTATTATGCATATTATGTATCAAATGTTCAGGCGTGCATAGATCTTTAGGCTCTCACATCTCTAAAGTTAGATCCTTAACACTAGACAATTTCACCTCGATAGAACTAATACATCTTTTACAAAACAATGTCTCTAATAGTAACATCAATGCCATTTACGAAAGCAATCTCCACAATCTATcgacaaagaaaataacatCCAACTCCACGGACTTGGAAAGATCGAGATACATTATTAATAAATACcaatttaaaaaatttgttatCGATAGCAACCAGGACAAAGAAACTTCCTTAAAGTCTCTGATCAAGGCTATCCATTTAGATAGCATCTTCATGATGCAAAGAGCTATTGCGCAAAGCAAGCATTCTTTAAGAGAATTAACGACAAGCGAAAAAGAGCAGAACGACTTGAACCATCCATCCATTTTCCAGTACTCTTTAAAACATTACGAAATTATTAACGGAATCCCGATATTCTTCATTACAGAGTTTTTATTATGCAACGGCATTTATATAGATGAACTACCCAAGATCACTACAAATTGGTCTCCAAAAGTATTAGAATATTGGGAGACCAAACTAGAAATGTACGGAAATTTCCAAGCCGCCACTGCTCGCCCACAATCAGGTCCACATTTAAATACTCCTTCTAGCACGCCTTGCACAGCTGCTCATaataagaaacaaaatttgaaagtGAATATACCTGAACGTAGTGCTTCCGCAAGTAAGAGATGGAGTTTGAGTTCCATTCCTAAATCTTCTCAAAATTTAATTTCCCCGACAAATTTACTATCAATGCATAAGTCTTTAAAATTGGCCAAAAAGGACAAAAAATAG
- the SPS2 gene encoding Sps2p: MLNCLNTILGFLFLVLQLINPSTAKNFNNDLNILDHNIVLVNTNATVPKKEKTNFETINPTKDTKIDDACKKSFYYIENAANLIDLQAKCWKVMGNIEISSNFSGSMVDLGLIKEIEGDLIVKNNKHVFRIQGYNLESLRKLELESLTAFVSLDLPVLKEVSTIDWKVLPILSSVVINGNIKKVKSIVISDTALTSIDYFNNVNEVDIFNINNNRFLESLFTKLESVTKQLTVHSNARELELDLSSLHTVENMTVKDVSKINVAKLASVNSSLEFIENQFSSLELPFLTKVQGTLGLIDNKNLKKVNFSNVTDIQGGLMIANNTELIKIDFFPKLRQIGGAIYFEGSFQKIDFPELKLVKGSAYIKSSSDELNCEEFTTPKHGRSIIRGGKIECTSGMKRKMLSVDEDGNVLGKQESSSEPGKKEKGKNNTRSQGGSKKMENSAPKDIFVDIFKTSVYTVLTILFAIVF; the protein is encoded by the coding sequence atgTTGAATTGTTTAAATACAATCTTAGGATTTTTATTCTTAGTTTTGCAGTTGATTAACCCTTCAACAgcaaaaaactttaatAATGACCTGAATATTTTAGATCACAACATTGTATTGGTAAACACAAATGCAACCGTTcctaaaaaggaaaaaactaACTTTGAAACGATTAACCCAACAAAGGATACAAAAATAGATGATGCTTGTAAGAAGAGCTTCTATTATATCGAAAATGCTGCCAATCTAATTGACTTGCAAGCTAAATGTTGGAAGGTCATGGGAAACATCGAGATTTCAAGCAACTTTAGTGGTTCAATGGTTGATTTAGGTCTAATAAAAGAGATCGAAGGTGATCTGATCGTtaagaataataaacatGTTTTTAGGATTCAAGGTTACAACTTAGAATCTTTAAGAAAACTAGAGCTAGAAAGTTTAACCGCTTTTGTGTCCTTGGACCTACCcgttttgaaagaagtcAGTACTATTGACTGGAAAGTTTTGCCAATTTTAAGTAGTGTTGTCATCAACggaaatatcaaaaaggTAAAAAGCATAGTAATATCTGACACAGCACTGACGTCTATTGATTACTTCAATAATGTCAACGAAGTagatattttcaatattaaCAACAACAGGTTCTTAGAATCTTTGTTTACCAAACTAGAAAGTGTTACTAAACAACTAACTGTTCACTCTAATGCTAGAGAGCTGGAACTTGATTTGAGTAGTTTACACACAGTTGAAAACATGACAGTTAAAGACGTCTCAAAGATTAATGTCGCTAAGCTTGCATCAGTCAACAGTTCCCTGGAGTTCATCGAGAATCAATTTTCAAGCTTGGAACTCCCATTTTTGACCAAGGTTCAAGGAACTTTGGGTCTAatagataataaaaacttgaaaaaggtAAACTTCTCAAATGTCACCGACATTCAAGGGGGGCTGATGATTGCCAATAACACCGAGTTGATTaaaattgatttcttcCCCAAGCTTAGACAGATTGGTGGCGCTATCTATTTTGAAGGTagctttcaaaaaatagattTCCCAGAATTAAAGTTGGTGAAAGGCAGCGCCTACATTAAGAGTTCATCTGATGAATTAAATTGTGAAGAATTTACTACTCCAAAACATGGCCGTTCAATCATAAGAGGTGGTAAAATTGAATGCACTTCTGgtatgaaaagaaaaatgttaaGCGTTGACGAAGATGGGAACGTGTTAGGCAAACAGGAATCGAGCAGTGAACCaggaaaaaaggaaaagggaaaaaacaACACTAGGAGCCAAGGCGGTTCAAAAAAGATGGAGAATAGTGCTCCAAAAGATATCTTTGTTGATATATTCAAGACCTCGGTTTACACTGTATTAACAATATTATTTGCAATTGTTTTCTGA
- the RBA50 gene encoding Rba50p encodes MDLLGDIVEKDTLNVVESNDNDAPMASNSKTGFPELYRPQKISSWKERLREKRAQRKDSGAKEAKKQQVATAAPRSEAKSIHEENIKVLQEMTDEQIMNERQDLYDSLDPKLIANLLKNINKRAKDETDTPLFAEIEGASGTWVGGNKQGINNLPPLEDEDVDAALDIRPKSSTNAKHVAFEEEEEEEENDNDADDVAPLDFQMAQSIDHMKNEDLFKDVHFIKEEKQNEIDLEKLDINDPDFNDKLHDKYFPDLPKEVNKLKWMQPIRQEENKTRIIEDVFECRFDFSGNLVPPTRQIESTVHSGLHHHSDSPELAGYTIVELEHLARSTFASQRCIAIQTLGRILYKLGQKSYYQLVPEIDAETYKEDGSISNVMDKIYSMFWDLIIDGKIIESLEIASDEKYTRNLSVRNYAIDALWLWKQGGGDFRVKK; translated from the coding sequence ATGGATCTATTGGGCGATATAGTAGAAAAAGATACTTTAAACGTAGTCGAAAGCAACGACAATGATGCTCCTATGGCCAGCAACTCCAAGACGGGATTCCCTGAATTGTACAGACCccaaaaaatatcttcctggaaagaaagattaagagagaaaagagcTCAAAGGAAGGACTCTGGGGCTAAAGAGgctaaaaaacaacaagtGGCCACTGCTGCTCCGCGATCCGAGGCAAAATCCATtcatgaagaaaatatcaaagtCTTGCAGGAGATGACCGATGAGCAAATAATGAACGAACGCCAGGACCTGTATGATTCGTTGGATCCTAAATTGATTGCCAATCTTCTgaaaaacataaacaagAGAGCTAAAGACGAAACCGATACTCCATTATTTGCGGAAATAGAAGGTGCGTCCGGCACCTGGGTCGGTGGCAATAAGCAAGGCATTAATAATCTACCGCCTTTGGAAGACGAAGACGTGGATGCTGCTTTAGATATCAGACCTAAATCTAGTACGAACGCAAAGCACGTtgcatttgaagaagaagaagaagaagaagaaaacgataacGATGCCGATGATGTTGCGCCTTTGGATTTCCAAATGGCACAAAGCATTGATCACATGAAAAACGAagatcttttcaaagacgtTCATTTCATAAAGGAAGAGAAGCAAAACGAAATAGATTTGGAGAAACTAGACATCAATGACCCTGATTTCAATGACAAATTGCACGATAAGTACTTCCCGGATCTGCCCAAAGAGGTCAATAAACTGAAATGGATGCAGCCTATCCGCCAggaggaaaacaaaactcGCATTATCGAAGACGTTTTCGAGTGTAGGTTCGATTTTAGCGGTAATCTTGTTCCACCCACAAGACAAATAGAATCTACCGTTCATTCTGGCTTGCACCATCATAGCGACTCGCCCGAACTGGCTGGTTACACCATAGTCGAGCTAGAACATTTAGCAAGATCTACTTTCGCATCTCAAAGGTGTATTGCCATACAAACCCTGGGGAGAATCCTTTACAAACTAGGCCAAAAGAGCTACTACCAACTAGTGCCGGAGATCGATGCAGAGACATACAAAGAAGATGGGAGTATATCCAACGTTATGGATAAGATTTATTCCATGTTTTGGGATTTGATTATAGATggcaaaatcattgaatcACTGGAAATTGCCTCGGATGAAAAATATACTAGAAATCTATCAGTAAGAAATTATGCTATTGACGCACTTTGGCTATGGAAACAAGGCGGCGGAGACTTTAGAGTCAAGAAATAG
- the EMI2 gene encoding putative glucokinase has protein sequence MSFENLHKVNAEALEEAVVEICSSLDVDAAKLDELTAYFIECMEKGLSSTSVGEEKTVDKGLPMIPTYVTSLPNGTERGVLLAADLGGTHFRVCSVTLNGDGTFDMQQLKSKIPEEYLNDREITSEELFSYLGRRTRAFVRKHHPELLKSTGENIKPLKMGFTFSYPIDQTSLSSGTLIRWTKSFKIEDTVGKDVVRLYQEQLDIQGLSMINVVALTNDTVGTFLSHCYTTAARPSSAGEISEPVIGCIFGTGTNGCYMEDIENIKKLPEELRTRLQHEGKTQMCINIEWGSFDNELKHLSATKYDIDIDQKFSPNPGYHLFEKRISGMYLGELLRNILVDLHARGLILGQYRTYDQLPHRLKNPFQLCSEVLSRIEIDDSTSLRETELSFLQSLRLPTTFEERKAIQNLVRSITRRSAYLASVPIAAILIKTNALNKRYHGEVEIGFDGYVIEYYPGFRSMLRHALALSPIGTEGERKIHLRLAKDGSGVGAALCALVA, from the coding sequence ATGTCGTTTGAAAATTTACACAAGGTCAATGCCGAGGCATTGGAAGAAGCCGTGGTGGAGATCTGCTCCTCACTGGACGTCGATGCAGCTAAGCTGGACGAACTGACAGCCTACTTCATCGAATGCATGGAAAAGGGGTTGAGCAGCACTTCTGTGGGCGAGGAGAAGACAGTGGACAAGGGTCTGCCCATGATTCCCACGTACGTGACCAGTTTGCCCAACGGGACGGAGCGTGGTGTTCTCTTGGCTGCCGATCTTGGGGGCACTCACTTCCGTGTGTGTTCTGTGACCCTGAATGGTGACGGGACGTTCGACATGCAGCAGTTGAAGTCCAAGATCCCGGAGGAGTACCTGAACGACAGGGAGATCACCAGCGAGGAGCTTTTCAGCTACTTGGGTCGCCGTACAAGGGCGTTTGTGAGGAAACACCACCCGGAGTTGTTGAAGTCCACGGGGGAGAACATCAAGCCTTTGAAAATGGGGTTCACCTTCTCCTATCCCATCGACCAAACCTCTTTGAGCTCCGGTACGTTGATCAGATGGACCAAGAGTTTCAAGATCGAAGACACCGTCGGCAAGGATGTGGTGAGGTTGTATCAGGAGCAACTGGACATCCAGGGGCTCTCCATGATCAACGTGGTGGCTTTGACTAACGACACCGTCGGTACTTTCTTGTCGCATTGTTACACCACAGCAGCTCGTCCTTCAAGCGCTGGTGAAATCAGCGAACCCGTCATTGGCTGTATCTTTGGTACAGGTACCAATGGTTGTTACATGGAAGACAttgaaaacatcaagaaattaCCAGAAGAACTGAGAACACGGCTACAACACGAGGGGAAGACCCAGATGTGCATTAACATCGAATGGGGGTCTTTCGACAACGAGTTGAAGCATCTATCCGCCACCAAGTACGATATCGACATCGATCAAAAATTCTCCCCAAATCCAGGCTACCAtcttttcgaaaaaagaatttccGGCATGTACTTAGGTGAACTACTGAGAAACATCTTAGTGGACTTACACGCAAGGGGCTTGATCCTGGGCCAGTACCGTACCTACGACCAACTGCCTCATCGTTTGAAGAACCCCTTCCAATTATGCAGTGAAGTTCTATCCAGAATTGAAATCGATGATTCCACAAGCTTGCGTGAAACTGAATTATCATTTTTGCAAAGTTTAAGACTTCCGACCACTTTCGAAGAGCGTAAAGCCATCCAAAACTTGGTCCGTTCCATTACAAGAAGATCTGCGTACTTGGCGTCTGTGCCAATTGCCGCTATCTTAATCAAAACAAACGCATTGAACAAGAGATATCACGGTGAAGTAGAAATCGGGTTCGATGGTTACGTCATTGAATACTACCCTGGGTTCAGATCCATGCTAAGACACGCCCTGGCGCTAAGTCCAATTGGTACAGAGGGTGAACGTAAGATTCATTTACGTTTAGCTAAAGATGGGTCTGGTGTAGGTGCAGCCTTGTGTGCTCTTGTAGcatga
- the SNA2 gene encoding Sna2p, with protein MHARDWLLVFIAIFVPPLAVWLKRGFFSKDLLINFLLFLLGFFPGLIHAMYVISCHPYEENEASGYSHLSSTDDNYGSLA; from the coding sequence ATGCACGCCCGCGATTGGTTATTGGTCTTCATTGCAATTTTCGTCCCCCCATTAGCAGTCTGGCTGAAGAGAGGGTTCTTCTCTAAGGATCTGCTCATTAATTTCCTGCTGTTTTTGCTGGGATTCTTCCCTGGTTTGATCCATGCCATGTACGTGATTAGCTGCCACCCATACGAGGAAAACGAGGCCTCTGGGTACTCGCACCTATCTTCCACTGACGATAACTATGGTAGTTTAGCATAG
- the SPS1 gene encoding putative serine/threonine protein kinase SPS1: MSIKARTPPSKLYSIQSCIGRGNFGDVYKAMDRTTQEIVAIKVVNLEHSDEDIELLAQEIFFLAELKSPLITNYITTMLEDVSMWIVMEYCGGGSCSDLLKRNYVNGLPEEKVSFIIHQVTLGLKYLHEQRKIHRDIKAANILLNEEGMVKLGDFGVSGHIRSTMKRDTFVGTPYWMAPEVVCCEVDGYNEKADIWSLGITTYELLKGLPPLSKYDPMKVMTNLPKRKPPKLQGSFSDAAKEFVAGCLVKAPADRPSAYDLLSFEFIRNVTITNLKSDVELIKQKKVQERYTKIPKYPLQNRLYKNSNTLRGKDFWNFESTRITAIQTSKSELSPITQDSPVSSLNMESPYLHGQTVTPITNPNSSSFRKCNKPVFELDSGMDIDSGCPHLQTEIEMITPSNHNKKHKKNDIQALKIEKFDYLENIVSHILNRMYDRARDDETRKYVDEMLKQFIKTEANVPGFNEVFIEEISLRIEAIRKGFV; encoded by the coding sequence ATGTCAATTAAAGCAAGAACCCCTCCATCAAAACTGTACTCCATTCAATCATGTATTGGTAGAGGTAACTTCGGTGATGTTTATAAAGCAATGGATAGAACCACTCAGGAAATTGTGGCAATCAAAGTAGTTAACCTAGAGCATTCTGATGAAGACATCGAACTGTTGGCacaagaaatatttttccttgCGGAGTTAAAATCTCCACTTATTACCAACTATATTACTACAATGTTGGAGGATGTCTCTATGTGGATTGTTATGGAATATTGTGGTGGTGGATCATGTTCAGATTTGTTGAAGCGAAATTATGTCAATGGATtaccagaagaaaaagtttcgTTCATTATTCATCAAGTCACTTTGGGTTTGAAATATCTACATgaacaaaggaaaattcaTCGCGATATTAAAGCGGCTAATATCTTACTAAACGAAGAAGGTATGGTTAAGTTGGGAGATTTTGGAGTAAGTGGCCACATCCGTTCCACCATGAAAAGGGATACCTTTGTTGGAACACCTTACTGGATGGCTCCAGAAGTTGTTTGTTGCGAAGTTGATGGGTATAATGAAAAGGCTGACATATGGTCCCTAGGAATTACCACCTATGAACTACTTAAAGGTTTGCCGCCATTATCTAAATACGATCCGATGAAAGTTATGACTAACCTACCAAAGAGGAAACCTCCAAAACTTCAAGGTTCTTTCTCGGATGCAGCAAAGGAGTTTGTTGCTGGATGTCTTGTTAAAGCTCCCGCTGATAGGCCATCTGCATATGACTTGTTATCGTTTGAATTTATTAGAAACGTTACCATaacgaatttgaaaagtgaTGTTGAATTGattaaacaaaagaaggttCAAGAGAGATATACAAAAATTCCGAAATACCCTCTTCAGAATCGTCTATATAAAAATAGTAACACCTTGAGGGGGAAAGACTTTTGGAATTTTGAATCCACCAGGATAACTGCCATACAAACTTCTAAGAGTGAACTATCCCCCATTACACAGGATTCTCCAGTTTCATCCCTGAATATGGAGAGCCCTTACTTACATGGGCAAACTGTGACACCCATCACAAACCCAAACTCTTCGTCATTTAGAAAATGCAATAAACCTGTCTTTGAGCTGGATTCAGGAATGGATATAGATTCAGGTTGTCCACATTTACAAACAGAAATCGAAATGATAACGCCTTCTAATCATAACAAAAAGCATAAGAAAAACGATATTCAAGCGTTAAAGATAGAAAAGTTTGATTATTTGGAGAATATTGTGTCTCATATTCTCAATAGAATGTACGATCGTGCGCGTGATgatgaaacaagaaaatacgTAGACGAAATGCTAAAGCAATTCATCAAAACAGAAGCAAACGTTCCCGGTTTTAATGAGGtgtttattgaagaaatatcaCTCAGGATTGAAGCAATAAGGAAAGGTTTCGTTTAA
- the GRH1 gene encoding Grh1p: protein MGRGRFVSFRSVFFFWCGGRTSRRDWNCIWLIFDKWACAARASASARVRASVSVSATASAREKDTASAVMFRIAKNLVRTFEQSVQDTLAFSQDSGSLDAFFQSIPPNLLSAQLAPPAEAMAESGKHTNMNETLAGLRIVWVDEVQCQVQSFFDYIVGFNDDPVPVVSNQHGFSYPDYQQITSMFNGHCGRTVKVNVWSAKGGTFRDEYLSVASKDSDHLDDVSLNHDERKSSSGEAHQFQALGFKVQWTPLIASTFTYHILNVNIPEGPAQLAGLVPDEDYIIGCQDGLLATGGETLLQDIVRSRANHDLVLYVYNKVSDCVRPVSVHIGPDGRLGCNVGYGFLHRIPTVKQQQQQQQQQQHPQQVQPIQPVQQQQQDGDAVPFPTESESAFVPSAFTAPPVVKKKAKNKKATQPLVMDDYFNEGRDKSSAPKPTESELPAPPPQRQPSSD, encoded by the coding sequence ATGGGTCGAGGTCGTTTCGTTTCGTTCCGttccgttttttttttttggtgtgGCGGACGGACAAGCCGGCGAGATTGGAATTGCATCTGGTTAATATTCGATAAATGGGCTTGTGCAGCAAGAGCAAGCGCAAGTGCAAGGGTAAGAGCAAGTGTAAGTGTAAGTGCAACCGCCTCAGCGAGAGAAAAAGATACAGCGAGCGCCGTTATGTTTAGGATAGCCAAAAATTTGGTCAGAACCTTTGAGCAGAGCGTGCAGGATACCCTGGCGTTCTCGCAGGATTCGGGCAGCCTGGATGCGTTCTTCCAGTCCATACCTCCAAACCTGCTGTCTGCGCAGCTGGCGCCGCCCGCAGAGGCCATGGCAGAGAGTGGCAAGCACACCAACATGAATGAGACTCTTGCCGGGTTGCGCATCGTCTGGGTGGACGAGGTGCAGTGCCAAGTGCAGTCCTTTTTCGACTATATAGTGGGCTTCAATGATGATCCGGTGCCCGTGGTCAGTAACCAGCACGGGTTTTCCTATCCGGATTACCAGCAGATCACGTCCATGTTCAACGGGCACTGCGGCCGGACCGTGAAGGTTAACGTGTGGTCTGCGAAGGGGGGCACGTTCAGAGACGAGTATCTCAGCGTGGCGTCCAAGGACAGCGATCATTTGGACGACGTGTCTTTGAACCACGACGAAAGGAAGTCTTCCAGCGGAGAGGCGCATCAGTTCCAAGCGCTCGGGTTCAAAGTCCAATGGACTCCTCTGATAGCGTCCACTTTCACCTACCACATCTTGAACGTAAACATTCCTGAGGGACCCGCCCAGTTAGCAGGGCTCGTCCCGGACGAAGACTACATCATCGGCTGTCAGGACGGCCTGTTGGCCACGGGGGGTGAGACGCTCTTGCAAGATATTGTCAGGTCTAGAGCGAACCACGACCTGGTCCTGTACGTTTACAACAAGGTCTCCGACTGTGTGAGGCCCGTCTCCGTGCACATAGGCCCCGACGGAAGGCTGGGTTGCAATGTTGGTTACGGGTTCCTCCACAGGATCCCCACCGTcaagcaacaacaacaacagcaacaacaacagcaacaccCACAGCAAGTACAGCCAATACAGCCAgtgcagcagcagcagcaggaCGGCGATGCGGTCCCTTTTCCAACAGAATCAGAATCCGCTTTCGTCCCATCTGCATTCACCGCCCCACCGGTTgtcaagaagaaagcaaagaatAAGAAGGCTACTCAGCCATTGGTCATGGACGACTACTTCAATGAAGGTAGAGACAAGTCATCTGCTCCAAAACCAACAGAGTCTGAGTTGCCCGCTCCACCGCCGCAAAGACAACCCTCATCTGATTAA